The Euwallacea similis isolate ESF13 chromosome 25, ESF131.1, whole genome shotgun sequence DNA window CTCTAGAGACACAAAATATGTGATTTTACATATGGAAGATGCTTACAATGAATCTTACCTTGTAATTGACTTCTCCTCGTCCACATATGGaggataaataaaacaaacggGATTAAAAAACTTGCACCCACTATCCCTATAACCAAAGGCGGATATTTTCGAcctaaaattaggaaaaatgtCTTGCTCCTGCCTCAACGAAATATTTACGAAACTTACGAATATAAACTTTAGGTGACACAGTCTTAAAACACTCATCTTCAGGACACACTTTGCTAACCAcactaactttaaaaaaataataacctTCCTCATTGTATGTGATATATTCAAATGACAATTCAGGTTTATCTTCTGGCTTAAGCATTCTGACATCAAGCAGACTATTGCTGTTGTCACCATCTCTGAACACCTCCACTTTATAGTAAGCTATATTATAAAAAGTaggtaatttttgaattttcaggATAATCTCGTAATTGCTTGACACGTCCACACTGCagaaaattgacttttttgaGAGTAGAGTTGTGTTTGCTGCAAAATTGGCAAATAAGTGCTAAATAAGCTATAAAGTGCGGGTTTAAATTTGGTTTACCAAAGCTCTCAATGCTGGGAAATTTGAACATGATCTTCttatacaaaatatcagtATTCAACTCTCCCTTAAATTCTAGCAGATAATTTACAGACATATTGTAATACCCCAGATTGAAACATGTTTCAAAAGCTTCAGATATAGGGAGAAGCACTTGACTTCCTGTTGAGTATACTTTACAAATGCTGGTCTCAGATCTACCTTCCTCAGAGAGTCTTAAATGGGCTCCTAATTAcaggaatttaataaatacattatAATGGGTAACAACCAACAAAAACTCACTCTTCCatttaatatcattaaaaGATATCTTCAACGAGTATTTATTTCCCTCAATAATTTCAGCAGTCAGTCTTATAGATCCCAAATGAGAATTGAGTTTTTCACTGCCCTCAAAGCTAATCTGCCTGCAGTCTTTAAATGACGACAGCTTTGTTTGGACTTTGTTGTCCTCGAGGGAGT harbors:
- the LOC136416895 gene encoding uncharacterized protein, which codes for MQPFIYSVVVILLVLEVTDTRDGCSNQFYLNSLEDNKVQTKLSSFKDCRQISFEGSEKLNSHLGSIRLTAEIIEGNKYSLKISFNDIKWKRAHLRLSEEGRSETSICKVYSTGSQVLLPISEAFETCFNLGYYNMSVNYLLEFKGELNTDILYKKIMFKFPSIESFANTTLLSKKSIFCSVDVSSNYEIILKIQKLPTFYNIAYYKVEVFRDGDNSNSLLDVRMLKPEDKPELSFEYITYNEEGYYFFKVSVVSKVCPEDECFKTVSPKVYIRRKYPPLVIGIVGASFLIPFVLFILHMWTRRSQLQEDAEEPKEKIFLVYNQTPDKHYLIVKSLEKSLKTLTNSQIVSKITEASHIIYICGTHIFEPDPIVHKHLVIEANKAVSTTDILIISFPYSTKEVPPYLKNCLRFELMQDFPKFIHTFNCEAEFENNMQYLDLDGKVRAAQIQTEPKKIILNMPIIIVTEQCDSDTEPKEADVML